A window of the Desulfobacula toluolica Tol2 genome harbors these coding sequences:
- a CDS encoding VWA-like domain-containing protein, with protein sequence MSEGQVEQFSAEVSGMLEEFNTTVEVIYVDSKVQGQKTFIQADLPLTLKLKGDRGTDFRQDEQIRETPHHRSDEGLSFIRTLIYLSLC encoded by the coding sequence GTGTCTGAGGGCCAGGTGGAGCAGTTTTCTGCTGAAGTGTCTGGCATGCTGGAAGAATTCAATACAACCGTAGAGGTAATTTATGTGGATTCCAAAGTACAAGGCCAGAAAACTTTCATCCAGGCAGATCTGCCATTGACACTTAAACTTAAAGGAGATAGAGGCACTGATTTCAGGCAGGACGAACAAATACGAGAGACACCGCACCACAGAAGTGATGAGGGCCTTTCGTTTATAAGGACTCTGATCTATTTATCGTTGTGTTGA
- the istA gene encoding IS21 family transposase produces the protein MQTEKNFGIAAMKAGMDEKTARKYRKMGKLPSELKQEHNWRTRKDPFEDVWDGIKGMLSINPGLEAKTIFEDLQRNQPSRFADGQLRTLQRRIKHWRATEGPGKEIFFAQIHKPGELCQSDFTHMDELGITISGVPFDHMIYHFVLTYSNWETGTICFSESFESLSQGLQNALWELGGVPYHHRTDRLAAAVNKETHPEEFTRRYQDLVDHYGLTPSKTNPSSPNENGDVEQRNYRFKKAVEQALLLRGHRDFKDREEYESFLSRLFGQLNAGRKGRLAEEVELLHRLPKRRIDSCKKLDLKVGPSSTIRVNHNVYSVNSRLIGEKIQVRLYMECLEIWYGQKKIDTLPRLRGEGKHKINYRHIIDSLVKKPRAFENYRYRDAMFPTSRFRIAYDYLKERYTVQSAASRYLKILYLAAKDSEVAVDSALTVLINESHEISKDAVQRLMESNAPVAGPDDIHIPAVDLTLYDKLLKEVAA, from the coding sequence ATTCAAACTGAAAAAAATTTCGGGATAGCAGCAATGAAAGCAGGTATGGATGAAAAAACGGCTCGAAAGTACCGTAAAATGGGCAAATTGCCAAGCGAACTTAAACAGGAGCATAACTGGAGAACACGTAAGGACCCGTTTGAAGACGTATGGGATGGTATCAAAGGAATGTTATCAATAAATCCGGGGTTGGAAGCCAAAACCATTTTTGAGGATCTTCAAAGAAACCAGCCAAGCCGATTTGCCGATGGGCAGTTGAGGACCTTGCAACGGAGGATAAAACATTGGAGGGCAACAGAAGGACCGGGTAAAGAAATTTTCTTCGCTCAAATTCATAAGCCGGGCGAATTATGCCAGTCTGACTTCACCCATATGGATGAGCTGGGCATCACCATATCCGGCGTTCCTTTTGATCACATGATTTATCATTTTGTTTTAACCTATTCCAACTGGGAAACCGGTACCATATGTTTCTCCGAGAGTTTTGAAAGCCTGAGCCAGGGCCTGCAAAATGCTTTATGGGAATTGGGCGGTGTACCGTATCATCACCGCACAGATCGCTTGGCTGCCGCTGTCAACAAGGAGACCCACCCGGAAGAGTTCACCCGCAGATATCAGGATCTTGTCGACCATTACGGTCTGACTCCTTCTAAAACGAACCCGTCCAGCCCCAATGAAAATGGTGATGTGGAGCAGCGCAATTACCGGTTCAAAAAAGCCGTTGAACAAGCCCTGTTATTGAGAGGTCACCGGGATTTTAAAGACCGGGAAGAGTATGAGAGTTTTCTGTCCAGGTTGTTTGGGCAACTGAATGCCGGCCGAAAAGGCCGCCTTGCAGAAGAAGTGGAACTCCTGCATCGGCTCCCCAAACGCCGGATCGACTCATGTAAAAAACTGGATTTAAAAGTCGGTCCCAGCAGTACCATACGAGTCAATCACAATGTCTACTCAGTGAACAGCAGGCTCATAGGAGAAAAAATACAGGTTCGTCTTTACATGGAATGTCTGGAAATCTGGTACGGACAGAAAAAGATCGACACCTTGCCACGGTTACGGGGTGAGGGGAAGCACAAAATCAATTACCGGCATATCATTGACAGCCTGGTCAAAAAGCCGAGGGCGTTTGAAAACTACCGCTATCGTGATGCCATGTTTCCCACCAGCCGTTTCCGGATTGCCTATGACTATTTAAAAGAACGCTATACTGTTCAAAGCGCTGCCTCAAGATATTTGAAGATTCTATACCTTGCCGCAAAAGACAGTGAAGTGGCTGTAGACAGTGCTTTGACGGTTTTAATAAACGAAAGCCATGAAATCAGCAAAGATGCTGTTCAGCGCCTTATGGAATCCAATGCCCCTGTTGCCGGACCAGATGATATCCATATTCCGGCAGTTGATTTAACCCTTTATGACAAACTTCTCAAGGAGGTGGCAGCATGA
- a CDS encoding SapC family protein, which translates to MFKQLIPLNAETHRDLLFSPNQSFDFAREQVMLPLVASELNKVAREMAIVFPLEGGVPQALVGVDAGHNLYINQSGYWLGRYIPAQLRRYPFALTEVDATSEQLAEHGRRFALQVDIASAHLNQTGGQRLFEENGHPTKLLKKVQRILMHIRADNERTVAMVAELESLDLLVPQYLKINPDSGNPRVISGFRLVDTQAFAKLTPDQLGGLHTSGSLALIYAHFISLSNLEDGCLAKQAANRGTQTVEKDEIDLEKIFGSFNDTLKFDF; encoded by the coding sequence ATGTTTAAACAGCTAATCCCCTTAAATGCCGAAACACACCGTGACCTGCTTTTTTCACCTAACCAATCCTTCGATTTTGCGAGGGAACAGGTTATGTTGCCGCTGGTTGCCTCAGAACTGAACAAGGTTGCGCGTGAAATGGCTATTGTTTTTCCGCTGGAGGGTGGCGTTCCCCAGGCACTGGTCGGCGTTGATGCGGGGCATAACCTGTACATTAATCAATCCGGTTATTGGTTAGGGCGTTATATCCCAGCGCAATTGCGTCGGTATCCCTTTGCCTTAACAGAAGTCGACGCGACCTCTGAACAATTGGCAGAACACGGGCGCCGTTTTGCCCTGCAGGTGGATATAGCTTCTGCCCACCTCAATCAAACCGGTGGCCAACGGTTGTTCGAGGAAAATGGGCATCCGACAAAACTGCTCAAAAAGGTGCAGCGCATTCTAATGCACATACGGGCCGATAATGAACGCACGGTCGCCATGGTTGCTGAACTGGAGAGCCTTGATCTGCTTGTGCCCCAGTATCTTAAGATCAACCCTGATTCCGGCAACCCCAGGGTCATCAGCGGATTTCGATTGGTTGATACCCAGGCTTTTGCTAAACTAACACCAGATCAACTGGGAGGCCTGCACACTAGTGGCTCACTCGCCTTGATCTACGCTCACTTCATTTCCCTTAGCAACCTCGAAGACGGTTGTCTTGCTAAGCAGGCAGCTAATAGGGGAACACAAACGGTTGAAAAGGATGAAATTGACTTGGAAAAAATCTTCGGTAGCTTCAACGATACCTTAAAATTCGACTTTTAA
- a CDS encoding DUF4214 domain-containing protein, whose translation MAVTREEVAELFAATFNRAPLSEGLDYWTSSDFTIEMVANSFFDQAEAQAIYTNDGDPISSEEFVIRIFDNLFNRLPAVAGLEYWTNALDSDAVSQGEMILAVKNGATGDDALILANKTEVGLYHADQGATGTDFSLANIDATDASVASAMAAVDATITERLTLTQRADKSTGTDGDDVFVAPVTQNEIGSGELANTFETGDVLSGGQGADVLRADLIATGTIQDNFNGAAISATTTGIEAVYLTAITPQIDTANNTTWASTIDAGRMADVEQWWTDESRADVQIEDIRTRPQDTVFGMELTDPNVSYSAFFNPLFLDGDMSAESALTLIVQEITDGQAPSVTELENITVREINFSLGGTDYTLDTEDIRAANTWADLETAIAAELVEQGLATLSVSHTGNGVFEINDSEGTAFAVEDGEALILGVASDIDTRNRLEVGRLETEGQTSSTLILDGAGSGSQGGAVNIAAASGDRGVEVMDVQVGRDSHISSLASENNPRNVASGFEMEQMLEEVNVTHTDAGTGTLQIGTRTVDAQGVSTTTDDRLNTDGLTDVRIFDASGFDAALKVGAALTGNAFDKYLADADDTVQFSYLLGDAGSNLNLAVNNVLAGDVDFALEIVGGDGDDRINLSGLADKHQTAVDGELSDNTLEVNTSTGFAATQNGFDVAVAAGTDLNAAETSFDDVSNIDTVVIGANTVNVGAQANVAAAQAAAIAPAANANFADTTHDISAGGFGDVDNFVIATNTTVDYTIGGVAFTTNINGITDTRLINLDATTQTAEVSGKNQTLGAGNSDNNQAFGTIRLSNTTGSELDLALSNTARATGRLTVNALTIDGNTSEVRTLNLDSAGTRQTSNTVAALNGNLVNTFNLEGSQDLRITNLASAANSIAAIAADIDSLDVDASTLEGDLYLGVTGAVVTAIDGAMGTNRTVELIGTEGTADILNIRDGVTTTNATTISEFETIRFGDGGTGIAASPSITVATNFNATNVADVDLYDLIDSTVAISLTNLRATENVQINSVDTNGSTVNGDVTLAAANPTTGSAVNVDFVSDTVAGAVDASFWGVGGNNLNVQDFAAINLDMGGSTVDSYDYNFELNLMANPTSGLVNARTLEITGGAGVGVFQDTLTLGLLDTALTLVDFSNYNGSFTTQGWDSLKGTNATVAVNEFDFIFDVGGDNTVIAIPAAAAPASVDTAEIITVDLTLGGGIVGAGALAAGDSITINFAGGEYVFNNTTGAAIAEASLDEAIVADAGNHPDAFSIVAGAGNALTLTAAIPGDMPAAVITSLQGGVAGVTDAAVTAAVVVATAGDVVGTNVTGFDLVTAASEYITAFDFNTDADAFGTIWQINNFMAFEAGENIDLSNQSIIDLRDLGVDSAADISVQAGDAYLAGLTAAEIAVYDAAQGLGFSAANFVAGNAVVTSNEGLNYTILLTGVDSADLVNENFSGIA comes from the coding sequence ATGGCAGTAACAAGAGAAGAAGTTGCAGAGCTTTTCGCGGCTACATTTAATAGAGCGCCACTTTCCGAGGGACTTGACTATTGGACAAGCAGTGATTTTACCATTGAGATGGTTGCCAATAGCTTTTTTGACCAAGCTGAAGCTCAGGCTATTTATACTAACGACGGCGATCCAATCTCGAGTGAAGAGTTTGTGATCAGAATTTTTGACAATCTTTTTAACCGTCTTCCGGCAGTGGCAGGACTTGAATACTGGACCAATGCCCTGGATAGCGACGCTGTTTCCCAGGGTGAAATGATTTTGGCTGTAAAAAATGGCGCAACAGGAGACGATGCGCTTATCCTTGCCAACAAGACCGAAGTTGGTCTTTATCATGCTGACCAGGGCGCAACAGGCACTGATTTTTCCCTTGCAAATATCGACGCCACTGATGCCAGCGTGGCATCTGCAATGGCTGCCGTTGATGCCACGATAACAGAACGTTTAACGCTCACGCAACGTGCCGACAAATCCACCGGTACTGATGGTGATGACGTGTTCGTGGCGCCGGTTACTCAGAACGAAATCGGTTCTGGTGAGCTGGCTAACACCTTTGAAACCGGCGACGTACTGAGCGGCGGACAAGGGGCTGATGTTCTGCGTGCAGACCTCATCGCCACGGGTACTATCCAGGATAACTTTAACGGTGCAGCGATCTCTGCTACGACCACTGGTATCGAAGCGGTTTACCTGACGGCCATCACACCGCAGATCGATACTGCTAACAACACCACTTGGGCCTCTACAATTGATGCAGGCAGAATGGCAGATGTTGAGCAGTGGTGGACTGATGAAAGCCGCGCTGACGTCCAGATCGAAGACATCCGCACCCGTCCCCAGGACACTGTCTTTGGTATGGAGCTGACGGATCCTAACGTAAGCTACAGTGCATTTTTCAACCCGCTGTTCCTTGACGGTGATATGAGTGCTGAATCTGCGCTGACACTGATCGTTCAGGAAATCACCGATGGCCAGGCACCGTCTGTTACTGAACTGGAAAATATCACTGTTAGAGAAATAAACTTTTCTCTGGGCGGTACTGACTACACCCTGGATACCGAAGACATCCGTGCTGCCAACACCTGGGCTGATCTGGAAACCGCTATCGCTGCTGAACTGGTCGAGCAGGGTCTGGCCACACTGTCTGTCTCTCACACTGGCAACGGTGTGTTTGAAATTAACGATAGCGAAGGCACGGCTTTCGCAGTTGAAGATGGTGAAGCCCTGATCCTGGGTGTGGCCTCTGATATCGATACACGTAACCGTCTAGAAGTAGGTCGTCTGGAAACTGAAGGCCAGACCTCCAGCACCCTGATTCTGGATGGCGCTGGTTCCGGTTCCCAGGGCGGCGCTGTGAACATCGCGGCCGCTTCTGGTGATCGTGGTGTTGAAGTCATGGATGTTCAGGTGGGTCGCGACAGCCACATCTCATCCCTGGCTTCTGAAAACAACCCACGTAATGTAGCTTCTGGTTTCGAGATGGAGCAGATGCTGGAAGAAGTCAACGTTACGCACACAGACGCCGGCACGGGTACTCTGCAGATCGGTACTCGTACTGTTGATGCACAGGGTGTTTCCACCACTACGGATGACCGTTTGAACACCGATGGCCTGACTGACGTGCGTATATTTGATGCTTCCGGCTTTGATGCTGCATTGAAAGTCGGTGCTGCTCTGACCGGTAACGCCTTCGACAAATACCTGGCGGATGCCGATGACACTGTTCAGTTCAGCTACCTGCTGGGCGATGCCGGTTCCAACCTGAACCTGGCTGTGAACAACGTGCTTGCGGGTGATGTTGACTTTGCCCTGGAAATCGTTGGTGGTGATGGTGATGATCGTATCAACCTTTCTGGTCTGGCCGATAAGCATCAGACTGCTGTTGACGGTGAGCTGAGTGATAACACCCTGGAGGTCAATACTTCCACCGGGTTTGCTGCAACACAAAATGGTTTTGACGTTGCTGTTGCTGCTGGGACTGACCTGAATGCTGCTGAAACCTCTTTTGACGATGTTTCCAATATCGACACGGTTGTTATTGGTGCTAACACCGTCAACGTTGGCGCTCAGGCAAATGTTGCTGCAGCACAGGCTGCTGCTATAGCTCCTGCTGCTAATGCAAACTTTGCTGATACAACTCACGATATCTCCGCAGGTGGCTTTGGTGACGTCGACAACTTTGTGATTGCAACCAACACCACTGTTGACTATACCATTGGTGGAGTCGCTTTTACTACAAACATCAATGGCATCACTGACACTCGCCTGATCAACCTGGATGCCACCACGCAGACCGCTGAAGTTTCTGGTAAAAATCAGACTCTGGGAGCAGGTAACAGCGATAACAACCAGGCCTTTGGCACAATTCGCCTGTCCAATACTACCGGCAGCGAACTGGATCTGGCCCTGAGCAACACAGCTCGTGCTACTGGTAGGCTGACTGTTAACGCGCTGACCATCGACGGTAATACCAGCGAGGTTCGCACGCTGAACCTGGACTCTGCGGGCACACGTCAGACCAGCAATACCGTTGCTGCCCTGAACGGTAACCTGGTGAATACCTTCAACCTGGAAGGGTCTCAGGATCTGCGCATCACCAACTTGGCTTCTGCAGCTAACTCTATTGCTGCCATCGCTGCAGATATTGACAGCCTGGACGTTGATGCCAGCACGCTGGAAGGTGATCTCTACCTGGGTGTTACTGGTGCAGTCGTAACCGCTATTGACGGCGCTATGGGTACCAACCGTACCGTTGAACTTATCGGTACTGAAGGCACAGCAGATATTCTGAATATCCGTGATGGTGTAACAACCACCAATGCAACAACAATCTCAGAATTTGAGACTATTCGCTTTGGAGACGGCGGCACAGGTATTGCTGCTTCCCCATCTATCACCGTCGCAACAAATTTTAATGCGACCAACGTAGCCGATGTTGATCTATACGATCTGATTGATAGCACCGTTGCTATTTCATTGACAAATTTGCGTGCTACCGAGAATGTGCAGATCAACTCAGTTGATACAAATGGCTCAACTGTTAATGGTGATGTAACGCTTGCTGCTGCAAATCCGACTACTGGAAGCGCGGTTAATGTTGATTTTGTTTCAGATACTGTAGCAGGTGCCGTTGATGCCAGCTTCTGGGGTGTTGGCGGTAACAACCTTAACGTTCAGGATTTCGCTGCAATTAACCTCGATATGGGGGGATCAACTGTTGACAGCTATGATTACAACTTTGAGCTGAATCTTATGGCTAACCCCACAAGCGGTCTTGTTAATGCCCGTACGCTGGAAATCACCGGTGGTGCAGGTGTTGGCGTGTTTCAGGACACTTTGACCCTGGGTCTGCTGGATACAGCACTGACCCTCGTTGATTTCTCTAACTACAATGGTTCTTTTACGACACAAGGTTGGGATAGCCTTAAGGGTACCAATGCGACTGTTGCTGTCAATGAATTTGATTTTATCTTTGATGTTGGTGGAGACAATACTGTAATTGCCATTCCAGCTGCAGCAGCACCTGCTTCTGTTGATACGGCTGAGATTATTACTGTTGATCTCACCCTCGGTGGTGGTATTGTAGGTGCTGGAGCCCTGGCGGCGGGTGATTCAATCACCATTAACTTCGCTGGTGGCGAATATGTATTTAACAACACTACAGGTGCTGCGATTGCAGAGGCTTCACTTGATGAGGCCATCGTTGCCGACGCTGGGAACCACCCGGATGCATTCAGCATTGTTGCCGGCGCTGGTAATGCGTTGACACTTACAGCGGCTATCCCCGGCGACATGCCCGCAGCAGTTATTACCTCATTGCAGGGTGGTGTTGCCGGTGTTACTGATGCAGCAGTTACTGCTGCTGTAGTTGTGGCTACAGCTGGTGATGTGGTTGGTACAAATGTTACCGGTTTTGATCTTGTAACCGCAGCTTCGGAGTACATTACAGCGTTTGATTTCAATACTGATGCAGATGCATTCGGTACTATCTGGCAGATTAATAATTTCATGGCGTTCGAAGCTGGTGAAAATATTGATCTTAGTAATCAGTCTATCATTGACCTGCGTGACCTTGGTGTTGACAGCGCGGCAGATATCAGCGTTCAAGCTGGTGATGCCTACTTGGCTGGATTGACAGCGGCTGAAATTGCAGTTTACGATGCTGCACAAGGTTTAGGTTTCTCAGCGGCCAATTTTGTTGCAGGTAACGCAGTTGTTACCTCTAACGAAGGTTTGAACTACACCATCCTTCTTACTGGTGTCGATTCTGCTGATCTGGTTAATGAAAACTTCTCCGGCATCGCTTAA
- a CDS encoding transposase: protein MGYSIQLKEAVLKKVLQGNKPHHEIAKELGVGRSTIGKWLREYKQNGSIKLKSKEKRPKDWTAEERISAIIKTGSMTADERTAWCRKNGIFIHNLDQWKKDAISAIIPKANKEQIEEYKNLKKEIAALKKDLSRKDKALAETAALLVLKKKAQEIWGESEDD from the coding sequence ATGGGATATTCTATTCAATTAAAAGAAGCTGTGTTAAAAAAGGTGTTACAGGGAAACAAACCCCACCATGAAATTGCAAAAGAATTAGGTGTTGGCCGGTCTACAATCGGTAAATGGTTAAGAGAATACAAACAAAACGGAAGCATAAAATTGAAATCAAAAGAAAAACGCCCCAAAGACTGGACAGCCGAAGAACGTATTTCAGCAATAATTAAAACAGGTTCCATGACTGCTGACGAACGCACTGCCTGGTGCCGCAAAAATGGTATTTTTATCCATAATTTGGACCAGTGGAAAAAAGATGCCATATCAGCAATAATCCCGAAGGCGAATAAAGAACAAATTGAAGAGTACAAAAATCTTAAAAAAGAAATCGCTGCTCTAAAAAAAGACCTGTCCCGTAAAGACAAAGCTCTGGCAGAAACAGCAGCCTTGCTGGTTCTTAAAAAAAAAGCCCAGGAAATCTGGGGGGAGTCAGAGGACGATTGA
- the istB gene encoding IS21-like element helper ATPase IstB translates to MMSDHDQIMNHLKSLHMPTMRRSYEEMADQARAESWGYEQYLLQLLNLECEVRWQNRIARNLRASKLPPSKTFENFDKKRLPIKVANHLNVLIDGSFLSRSENILAFGNPGSGKTHLLCAIGHELIAKGKQVLFISCSQLVQELLIAKRELELTKKLKSLSRFDAVIIDDIGYVQQSREEMEVLFTFLADRYEQGSLMITSNLPFSKWEQIFKDPMTTAAAIDRLVHHSIIFELNVESYRMEQAKKEAR, encoded by the coding sequence ATGATGAGTGATCATGACCAGATCATGAACCATCTCAAGAGTCTCCACATGCCGACCATGCGCCGCAGCTATGAAGAAATGGCAGATCAGGCCCGGGCGGAGTCATGGGGGTATGAACAGTATCTTTTACAGCTGCTGAATCTTGAATGTGAAGTGCGGTGGCAAAACCGGATAGCACGGAACCTGAGGGCATCCAAGCTGCCACCGTCAAAGACCTTTGAAAATTTTGATAAAAAACGCCTTCCCATAAAGGTCGCTAATCATTTGAATGTACTGATCGACGGCTCTTTTTTAAGCCGATCTGAAAATATTTTGGCCTTTGGGAATCCGGGAAGCGGGAAAACCCATCTGTTGTGTGCCATTGGCCATGAATTGATTGCAAAAGGAAAGCAGGTCCTTTTCATCTCATGCAGCCAGCTTGTTCAGGAGCTGCTGATCGCCAAAAGGGAGCTTGAGTTGACAAAAAAGCTCAAAAGCCTCTCCAGGTTTGATGCCGTGATTATCGATGATATCGGATATGTCCAGCAAAGCCGGGAAGAGATGGAGGTGCTGTTCACCTTCCTGGCAGACCGGTATGAGCAAGGCAGTCTGATGATCACCAGCAATCTTCCCTTTTCCAAGTGGGAACAGATTTTTAAAGATCCGATGACGACGGCTGCGGCTATCGACAGGCTTGTTCATCACAGCATTATCTTTGAATTGAATGTTGAGAGCTATCGCATGGAGCAGGCCAAAAAGGAGGCAAGATAA
- a CDS encoding DUF6447 family protein, which yields MTNKTDKAQTTATPGQTLTIDGVDYNAADLSENAKNQIMNLRVTDQEIASLQQKLAIAQTARVAYANALKAELPAAK from the coding sequence ATGACCAACAAGACTGATAAAGCCCAGACCACAGCCACACCGGGTCAGACCCTCACCATCGATGGTGTTGATTACAACGCAGCGGATCTGTCTGAGAATGCCAAAAATCAGATCATGAACCTGCGTGTGACCGATCAGGAGATTGCCAGCCTGCAGCAGAAGCTGGCCATTGCACAGACTGCTCGTGTGGCCTATGCCAATGCCCTCAAGGCTGAACTGCCTGCGGCCAAGTAA
- a CDS encoding ATP-binding protein codes for MKRLQETTLLSWKDSGRRKPLIIRGARQVGKTWLVENVLAGEFENFVKIDLEKRRDLHVYFSGTLEPETILGYLELSAGRIIPGKTLVFFDEIQACPRAIMALRYFYEQMPELHVVAAGSLLEFAFGEISIPVGRLQYLNLYPMTFYEYLRALGKAPMAAHVMKNQAGVAPHIQQMILAELKNYFFVGGMPECVQAWYDTSSMLEAFKVQSEILDSYRDDFSKYTPRVDTNCLDAVFLNLAQTVGEQIKYTRLNQGHTSPTNRKAFDLLVKARLVQKIPAASPSGLPLGATANQKKFKTAMLDIGLLQRLCQVPVEMELKQKDLLAMYRGKLAEQFVAQELLALQDTSLYYWAREVKGSNAEVDFLIVCNGSIYPVEVKSGASGSLKSLHLMLKTFPDCPGGIVLYSGDYKELPDQKLTFLPLYNVSSLCGLNPISERISGSLPAF; via the coding sequence ATGAAACGCTTACAGGAAACCACATTACTCTCTTGGAAAGATTCCGGTCGGCGGAAACCATTGATTATCAGAGGTGCTCGTCAGGTTGGAAAAACATGGCTGGTTGAAAATGTTCTGGCCGGGGAATTTGAAAACTTTGTTAAAATAGACCTGGAAAAAAGAAGAGATCTTCACGTTTACTTTTCGGGCACACTGGAACCCGAAACAATCCTTGGGTACCTGGAACTATCAGCGGGAAGAATAATTCCCGGTAAAACCCTTGTCTTTTTTGATGAAATCCAGGCATGTCCACGGGCCATCATGGCACTGCGCTATTTTTACGAACAAATGCCCGAGCTCCATGTGGTTGCGGCAGGCTCCCTTCTGGAATTTGCTTTTGGGGAAATTTCCATTCCCGTGGGACGCCTCCAATACCTGAACCTTTACCCCATGACCTTTTACGAATATCTTAGGGCCCTGGGCAAAGCCCCCATGGCCGCCCATGTGATGAAAAACCAGGCCGGGGTTGCTCCGCATATCCAGCAGATGATTCTGGCTGAATTGAAAAATTATTTTTTTGTGGGGGGGATGCCGGAGTGTGTTCAAGCCTGGTATGACACCAGCTCCATGCTCGAAGCCTTTAAGGTACAATCGGAAATCCTGGATTCATATCGGGATGATTTTTCCAAATATACCCCCCGGGTGGACACTAATTGCCTGGATGCGGTATTTTTAAACTTGGCCCAGACCGTGGGAGAACAGATAAAATATACTCGCTTAAACCAGGGCCACACCAGCCCTACTAACCGGAAAGCCTTTGATCTCTTGGTGAAAGCTCGGCTCGTACAAAAAATCCCGGCTGCCAGCCCATCCGGCCTGCCCCTTGGGGCCACTGCCAATCAGAAAAAATTTAAAACAGCCATGTTGGACATCGGGTTACTCCAACGACTGTGCCAGGTCCCTGTGGAAATGGAACTTAAACAGAAAGATCTCCTTGCCATGTACCGGGGAAAACTGGCAGAGCAATTTGTGGCCCAGGAATTGCTGGCTTTGCAGGATACATCGCTCTATTATTGGGCCAGAGAAGTCAAGGGCAGTAATGCAGAAGTGGATTTTCTCATTGTGTGTAACGGAAGCATCTACCCAGTTGAAGTCAAATCCGGTGCCAGTGGCAGTTTAAAAAGCCTTCATCTCATGCTGAAGACATTTCCAGACTGCCCCGGAGGAATCGTTCTTTACAGCGGTGATTACAAAGAATTGCCTGATCAGAAACTTACGTTTTTGCCCCTTTACAATGTGTCTTCCCTCTGTGGGCTTAACCCAATCAGTGAAAGGATAAGCGGCAGCCTTCCGGCATTTTAA
- a CDS encoding MerR family transcriptional regulator, whose amino-acid sequence MISQEDKKTVLKLISEACKSGARKSKAAQLLGLTIRTLQRWSKNGLLDSRKGSRADPG is encoded by the coding sequence TTGATCAGTCAAGAAGACAAAAAAACTGTGTTGAAATTGATTTCAGAGGCCTGTAAATCAGGGGCACGAAAAAGCAAGGCAGCCCAATTATTGGGACTGACCATTCGAACCCTTCAGCGGTGGAGCAAAAATGGCCTATTGGACAGCCGAAAAGGCTCCCGAGCCGACCCTGGTTGA